Below is a genomic region from Neosynechococcus sphagnicola sy1.
TCGCCTTGTCCCCATCCTGGAACAAGGTGTTCTCGACGGTGGCACCATGAATGGCACAGAGCAACGCTCCCCCTAAAATCCCGGCAACGCCCATCATGTGGAATGGATTCAGCGTCCAGTTGTGGAATCCTTGCAGAAACAATAAAAAGCGGAAAATTGCTGCCACACCAAAACTGGGGGCAAAAAACCACCCCGACTGACCCAAGGGGTACATCAAAAACACCGAAACAAACACCGCAATCGGCCCCGAAAAAGCCAAGGCGTTGTAAGGACGAATCCCGACCAAGCGGGCAATCTCAAACTGCCGCAGCATGAACCCAATCAACCCAAAGGCTCCGTGCAAGGCGAGGAATGTCCACAGCCCTCCCAGCTGACACCAGCGGGTGAAGTCACCTTGGGCTTCTGGACCCCATAGCAACAGTAGGGAGTGTCCCAAACTGTTGGGGGGAGTTGAAACCGCAACGGTCAAAAAGTTACAGCCTTCCAGGTAGGAGCTAGCCAGCCCGTGGCTGTACCAAGAACTGACAAAGGTGGTGCCGGTCATCCAGCCGCCAACCGCCAAAAAGGCGCAGGGAAACAGCAGCAACCCTGACCACCCAATGAACACGAAGCGATCGCGTTTCAGCCAGTCGTCCAGGATGTCGAACCATCCCCGACTTGACTGTACACGCCCTACTGCTATGGTCATGATCAAATCTCCGAAACAGTATGGG
It encodes:
- the psbD gene encoding photosystem II D2 protein (photosystem q(a) protein), whose translation is MTIAVGRVQSSRGWFDILDDWLKRDRFVFIGWSGLLLFPCAFLAVGGWMTGTTFVSSWYSHGLASSYLEGCNFLTVAVSTPPNSLGHSLLLLWGPEAQGDFTRWCQLGGLWTFLALHGAFGLIGFMLRQFEIARLVGIRPYNALAFSGPIAVFVSVFLMYPLGQSGWFFAPSFGVAAIFRFLLFLQGFHNWTLNPFHMMGVAGILGGALLCAIHGATVENTLFQDGDKANTFRAFNPTQAEETYSMVTANRFWSQIFGIAFSNKRWLHFFMLFVPVMGLWMSSVGIVGLALNLRAYDFVSQELRAAEDPEFETFYTKNILLNEGIRAWMAPQDQPHEQFVFPEEVLPRGNAL